The Prunus dulcis chromosome 5, ALMONDv2, whole genome shotgun sequence genomic sequence TTCTATATGATAATTTTCAGCTACACAGACATAAATATTAGCAAGAATGTtcgaaaaaaatatacattagCAAGAATAATTGAATACAGCCCCCACATCTGCTATGCTATCCATCCAGATGTGTAAATTCTTTCATAAATCTCAAATCAATATAATAAATGACAGCCCTCACATTGCAAATATGATACCAAACTCATATAATTTGTCATTGGGTGTTTTCTTTTACCTCAGTGGTTGAGGTCCTCCCCTTAATTAGTGTAAAGCCCAGTAAGAGAAATGCTCAACATAGTAATTGTCATTCGGCATCATGCTATTCATGCATGgatcaaaatcaataaaacacTGAATGCATATACATATGCACATCACTCATATTTCTTATATCAACATAAATATTAGttaattatcattcaacatgCATCTCAATCGCATAATTAGGCATAGTCTGTATAGAATAGATAAGATCATAGTCTCCAAGAGAGGTCAGGACATGTATTCTTTAACTATACTCCAAGACGATATAAAATCGATAGCTaggaaacaaaatattcattttgaaaaaatccctgaaaataaaaattcaacctCTCTAGAGATCcaaaacaataatttggaGGCAAGGCAATGCATAAATATATTTGGGAGCTAAGAAACCATAAAGTGCGCAAAATATGTTTGAACCAAGTGTTGAAAACAGTCATTGGGTTGCAATGTGTGCCTGTGTCTTAACCAAAAGTTGACAGGCCTAGCTGCTCAAAGTATATGTCTTCATGCAGTAAAGCTATGCTTTTAAATAGGTGCTTCAGTTTCCCGTGCTGAGCCATCTCTTGCAAGATTTTATCCTCAGAAACTGTGGCTCCGATTTCCTTCTCAAGAACCTTCTTCTTGTCTGAATCAGAAAACACCAACTCAGACAAACGACTCTTGTCAACTTGGCGACTGTATTTATGCTCCTCGTTAGTTCCGTCCATGAGGAGATGGTAGACAAACACAACCTTCTTCTGTCCCAGCCTGTAGGCACGGGATATTGCCTGCCTCTCCACAGATGGATTCCATGTGACATCCAGCAACACAACCCTGGAAGCTCCAACAAGGCTTATGCCTTCAGAACATGCTTTAGTTGAAGCTAGTAATACCTTGGCTTTGCTAGATGGATCGTTGAAAACCTTCATTGAGGATTGACGCTGCTTCATATCACTTTTTCCATCCATATACAGCACCTCTTCCCCTTCAGTCCACTGAAATTGAGATTTCAGAAGATCCCTTGTAAGGTTTAAGGGATCAATGTACTGACTGAAAACAAgaactttttctttcaaagcaTCACTGAGCCGGATGAGTTCCATCACAAATTTTGCCTTCACCCCAGCATCAGGATTTAATTTAAGCTCTTGTAACCTCCCCTGGTCAGCAGAAAATGCATCTTCCTTAAGCAAGAGGGAAGGATGAAAAGATATTAAAGCCTCTAGGTTTTCATATCGAAACAGTTCCTTCACCACTTGAATTCTCTTATGAAACCTCTCCTGTAGCTGGGTTGGGTGTAAAACAACAACTGAGTTCCTTAACCCGGGAAGACTATCTTGCAGCACAGAACCTTTGTAGACGTGGACAAATGGCGCAATCTGAGCTTTGACCTCTGTagcatgtttttctttgtcatCAACAACTTTTCCGCTACTGCTGGCCAGAGAAgtccatttccatttctctcCATTGCTTTTCCGGCCTCGGTTTCTGGGAAGATCTCTACTGAATTTAGTAGACTCAATCGAGGCTGCAAAAGTTGGCCTCACGAGGCAAATTGTATTGAAGAGCTCCTGAAAATTATTCTGAAACGGAGTTCCAGAGAGAAGAATGCgcctttttgttttgatttctgACAAAGCCTTCCACATATGACTTTGATCATTCCGAGGAGTGTGTCCTTCATCAAACACTACAAGACCAGGAAACTCGAGAAGGATTTTCCCCATTTCGTCAACTGAGCCAGTTTTCTGTGCTCCAGAAAGCTGCTCAAACAGCCGGTAACTAATCCCCAGGatgcttctcttctttctccagGAATACAACTTCAGCATTCGTCTGCTTTCTATGTTGACACTTTTCCTGCGTTGAGCTTGCATCACATAATTTACAGCTGTTTGATTTTCTTTGCCAGATAACTCCCAGTTGTTAAGATTGTGAAATGGAATGTCAAGCTTCCATTTTTTAAACTCCTCTTCCCACGTAAGGAGCATGCTACGAGGAGCAATCAAAAGCGGCCTGCATTCTGGGAATAACTTCATGTATGTCTGGAGAAAGACAATGGTCAGGCGAGTTTTGCCTGTTCCAGGAGCATGTGATATGATGCATCCATTCCCACCAACAACACTACTTGGCCTTTTCAACTTGTCAAGACGAATGCCACCGGCTATGTGGTTCCAGATAAACTCAAAACCTTCACACTGATGGGGATACATACTACTTTTAACACCAGGAATTAAGTCCCACACTGTGCCGTCAACATGAGGATGAGAATTATAGCCAGAATGGCGATCAGAATCAGAAGCATGAGATTGAAGCTCATCAAAGATAGACCGGTTGTCTGTTTCGGAGCCTCTTGTGCCAAATCTTCCATAAGGGCAGTCAAGCTGGAATAAGCATACACAAGGGAAAATTCACATATCTGATATGCTAAAGCATGACAATTAAGTTGATAAGCGCGGAGTATCAGAAAGCAGACAAGGAAAGTAAAAGAACGCAAAATCAGACCCTATATACTAAATCATTCAAAGCAACATATTTGACGAGACTCAAGAAATccttaacaaaaaattgagATTGGCCACAAACATAACAAGGACATTCACCATAACTAACTTGATAATTCTGATTTGAAAGACTAAAATCAACAAGTTGCAGCTTTAGAAGTAATAATGCAGCTTTAGAAGTAATAATGGCCCACCAATGAGATCATTAAATAACCCCGTCCGAGGATGAAGGATCCACTCaatatcaaagaaagaaagcattGTCAAGTTACAtacaccaaaaaaattattactgTCAAGTTAAAGACCAGAAGCCTTGAGTAACCAAATGAACTAAACCAATGATCAAGTCCGAGCATATGCAAGAGCTGttcaaaaatacaataaaaatcTAATAATAACAAACAATAGTTGAAATATGTCAATTGGGTCAACAACTTGAACAGTGAGTTTGCTCTCAGATCCAATCAAACTTGGCCAACTCAAGTTACAGGGAAAGGAACGTCAACACGTCATAGTTTCTTTCCAAATTACGGacccaaaccaaaacaatacatatatatatatatatatatgtatataaaattGGATCTCAGCTAGGTAAGCAAGCCCTTGCTCTAAGTCTCTAAATCTAAAACTTATACGGATAAAATTGCCAACAAAGGATGCATCCTAAAGCATGTTCCAAACAACACAGAATACTCTACATTCAATGTTATCATAATAATAACTAGATTCTAAGTTTTAGATTGCAGGACTTACGAAGTCTGGTAAAATATACTTGATCTCCTGATCTAAATATGAGCAAAACTTGCATCTGAGTCCAATCTCTTCATCAAGTATAAGCTGATGAACCCCTCGCCTACAGAGGCTAGCTACTGTTTCAACTTCATCAGCAATAGGGAGTGAATCTTGACTTTCAACCTGCAAATCAAACATTCACTTACAATAAAAGATCTTgtgcaagaaacaaaaatgtacTTTCCAAGAGCAGGGGAACCAACCTACCACATTAGAATCAGAGGAATCTATCTCAGAAGCTCTGAGAGCAAATTCAAGGTCGTCCCatagttctttttcttctggaTCACACTCTGACTTCTTTGGTACAGTTGACTGCTCTCCAAAACTGAACTTAAGTGGAAGAGTTGTCATCTCAGATTCTGGTGGATTTCTTTCATCTTTACGGCCTTCATCTCCAAAGGAAACTGACCCTTTCAGTGTCCCTTCTCCCTTCTCATAAATGGAATCTACAAGAATCTTTAAAACATTGCAATCCTCCTTTGCCCACATGGACCGTCTGTTAGTAAGATTCCCGAtatcccttttatttttcttgcacACTCCGTGGACATCGTTCCATTTACTACGCTCAGTTTCTGAACTACCACCATAGGTCTTGTCACTTTCATCATTTCTTCTATCATCATCAGACCCTGTTTTCTTTTCGTGGCACCTAGTTCTCGGACCACTGCAATTGGCGTCATCAACATCCTCATTGTCATTATCATGCCCAGAAGAAGAATCCTCATTATCATTTACAGTTACAGATTCTATTCTCTTATTTTCACTTCTTGGACTAACTCGTGAACGAGTTCGTTTTGCCACACTATTAAACTCTTGAGCAGAATGAATAGGATCATCTTTGTTGCTATCAATGTCATCATCTGCATCAACTGACATATCCAACCCAacccttctctttctcctcaCACCAATCTCAACACTTTTCCCCTTTTCTGCTTTCCCACTTCCTTTTGCAATCTCACTAGCATCAATGTCCTGCCCCTTCTTCACCTCAACATCACCCTCAACATTTTTCCCCTTTCTTGGTTTCCCACTTCTCTTGGTAACCTCTCTTTCATCATCATGCCCCTCTTCACCGCATGAATTCAACGACTCAGAAAATACAGAACTTTCTGAGTTTTCTGGTTCAAAAGCCTCATCATCTGATTCATCTGAGGCATGAAAAATAGAATCCTCCCTAGAACTACTCTTCCAAGATTCATCTGAGGCATCAGAAGCAGCATCCTCAGTGTCGCCATCAGAAGCAGCATCCTCACAGGCATCACTCCTCTCTGAACTCAAACAACCAAAACCTCCTACTTTCTCTTCACCCAAATACACCACCTCATCATCACTATCCTCCACTTCAACTGGAAAAAAATTCTCCATGTCCACGGCACCAGAGTTAGACTTCTTTCCATTTGATCCTGCACTCTCAACACTATCAAAACCCAGAGACTCATTGTCTTGCTTTCCAAATGAACTTTCACTAATGATTTCAACACTGGGATCGTCACCCTCATCAGAATCATCACAACCAGACCTCTGTTTCTTAGACCCCTCAGcagattttcttttcccaCCCTTTTTCTTGTCCTTGCCTCCCGTCGATAGACTCACAGTGACTTCCTCATTCTCCTCAGAGTCATCCACAGAGACACAATCCCATACATTGGACCCTTTACGTGATTTCCCCTTCTTATCAGACCCATCACGGAGTTTTCGTTTCCCAGCCCTTTTCTCCCATAACTCCTTCCAGTATTTCTCTTCACTTAACCGCGTCCTCTTTGCTACAGGTGCGTTATAGTCCATGAGCACCAAAAGGTTGAACCTTTTCCACCAAAATCgcaaaaaatatcaaaaagtcAGCTCTTTTACATCAAAATCATACACAAAAATCAGCTCTAACAcatgcatatgtatatatatacacatacacaTGCAACCGCAAGGAGAAAAGCCTATCACAATAAGcccaaaattcaatttttttcaccaAAGAAAACTCATCACAAAGCCAGCTCTTTTCCCTCAAATCGCACACCCACATACACAAAAATCATACAACACATGCATATACACACCAGAAAACAGCAAAACAGAGTGGTAGGGAGACAGAGAGACTAACAAGCATCAAAAATGGCGAACttgcagagagagaagagcACAATGAGAGCTTCGTGACCGTGACCAGGACTAGAGGAAGGCAAAAGGGCgcgaagagagagagcttcagAGCATGCACGCCACGCcaagtgaagagagagagcttcagGCAAAAGGAcgcttttctttctttgtttcttcgtAAGTGATAATTTTGGGTCT encodes the following:
- the LOC117627783 gene encoding SNF2 domain-containing protein CLASSY 4-like; translated protein: MDYNAPVAKRTRLSEEKYWKELWEKRAGKRKLRDGSDKKGKSRKGSNVWDCVSVDDSEENEEVTVSLSTGGKDKKKGGKRKSAEGSKKQRSGCDDSDEGDDPSVEIISESSFGKQDNESLGFDSVESAGSNGKKSNSGAVDMENFFPVEVEDSDDEVVYLGEEKVGGFGCLSSERSDACEDAASDGDTEDAASDASDESWKSSSREDSIFHASDESDDEAFEPENSESSVFSESLNSCGEEGHDDEREVTKRSGKPRKGKNVEGDVEVKKGQDIDASEIAKGSGKAEKGKSVEIGVRRKRRVGLDMSVDADDDIDSNKDDPIHSAQEFNSVAKRTRSRVSPRSENKRIESVTVNDNEDSSSGHDNDNEDVDDANCSGPRTRCHEKKTGSDDDRRNDESDKTYGGSSETERSKWNDVHGVCKKNKRDIGNLTNRRSMWAKEDCNVLKILVDSIYEKGEGTLKGSVSFGDEGRKDERNPPESEMTTLPLKFSFGEQSTVPKKSECDPEEKELWDDLEFALRASEIDSSDSNVVESQDSLPIADEVETVASLCRRGVHQLILDEEIGLRCKFCSYLDQEIKYILPDFLDCPYGRFGTRGSETDNRSIFDELQSHASDSDRHSGYNSHPHVDGTVWDLIPGVKSSMYPHQCEGFEFIWNHIAGGIRLDKLKRPSSVVGGNGCIISHAPGTGKTRLTIVFLQTYMKLFPECRPLLIAPRSMLLTWEEEFKKWKLDIPFHNLNNWELSGKENQTAVNYVMQAQRRKSVNIESRRMLKLYSWRKKRSILGISYRLFEQLSGAQKTGSVDEMGKILLEFPGLVVFDEGHTPRNDQSHMWKALSEIKTKRRILLSGTPFQNNFQELFNTICLVRPTFAASIESTKFSRDLPRNRGRKSNGEKWKWTSLASSSGKVVDDKEKHATEVKAQIAPFVHVYKGSVLQDSLPGLRNSVVVLHPTQLQERFHKRIQVVKELFRYENLEALISFHPSLLLKEDAFSADQGRLQELKLNPDAGVKAKFVMELIRLSDALKEKVLVFSQYIDPLNLTRDLLKSQFQWTEGEEVLYMDGKSDMKQRQSSMKVFNDPSSKAKVLLASTKACSEGISLVGASRVVLLDVTWNPSVERQAISRAYRLGQKKVVFVYHLLMDGTNEEHKYSRQVDKSRLSELVFSDSDKKKVLEKEIGATVSEDKILQEMAQHGKLKHLFKSIALLHEDIYFEQLGLSTFG